The following are encoded in a window of Trichomycterus rosablanca isolate fTriRos1 chromosome 13, fTriRos1.hap1, whole genome shotgun sequence genomic DNA:
- the LOC134325428 gene encoding adenosine receptor A2b-like — protein MVTTMNSCLVVNQNDTTQPIIAPSMKFLLVPYIAVEVIISILSMSGNLLVCVAVGCNKKLQTVTNYFLVSLAVADLFVGALAIPFAIITDLGLPHHNLYLCIAIVYMLIMFTQSSIFSLLAVAVERYVAILLPFHYHILLKPRNGKLVILLIWVLSCVLSSVPLQGWQIWWGRTDQIGYCFFFCVVDISYLVYFSFFACMVIPLLAMFIIYIHIFITVRGHVRRITAVSAALEVQTGQDAGMRKEAKKASSIFLLVFVFAFCWMPIHVINCVQLFCPHYTVPVSLILSAIILSHMNSAINPLLYAYRMKSFRLAFKTIFLCCRVSPPLSDTTDTKGT, from the coding sequence ATGGTTACGACAATGAACAGCTGCCTGGTAGTTAATCAGAATGACACAACTCAACCCATCATCGCACCCAGCATGAAGTTCCTTCTTGTGCCCTACATTGCAGTCGAAGTAATAATATCCATTCTGTCTATGTCTGGGAATCTGCTGGTTTGTGTCGCTGTGGGATGCAACAAAAAGCTCCAAACCGTCACCAATTACTTCCTGGTCTCTCTGGCAGTGGCTGATTTGTTTGTCGGCGCTTTAGCCATCCCTTTTGCCATAATAACAGACCTGGGTTTACCTCACCACAACCTTTACCTGTGCATTGCTATTGTATACATGCTGATTATGTTTACCCAGAGTTCAATATTCAGTCTGTTAGCGGTGGCTGTTGAGCGTTACGTGGCGATACTTTTGCCCTTCCACTACCACATTCTGCTAAAGCCCAGGAACGGTAAGCTTGTCATACTGCTAATCTGGGTTCTGTCTTGTGTTTTAagctcagtgccactgcagGGCTGGCAAATCTGGTGGGGCAGAACCGATCAGATTGGTTACTGCTTCTTTTTCTGCGTGGTGGACATTTCCTATTTGGTCTACTTCAGTTTCTTTGCTTGCATGGTCATTCCCCTGTTGGCCATGTTTATCATTTACATCCACATTTTCATAACAGTGAGGGGTCACGTAAGGCGCATCACAGCCGTGAGCGCCGCTCTAGAGGTGCAGACGGGGCAGGATGCAGGCATGAGGAAGGAAGCTAAGAAAGCCTCATCGATTTTTCTGCTGGTCTTTGTTTTTGCGTTCTGCTGGATGCCGATACATGTAATTAATTGTGTGCAGTTGTTCTGTCCTCATTACACAGTGCCAGTATCGCTGATCTTATCTGCCATAATTCTTTCACATATGAATTCAGCCATTAACCCTTTGCTCTATGCATACAGGATGAAATCATTTCGGCTTGCGTTTAAAACGATCTTTCTTTGCTGTAGAGTGAGTCCTCCACTCTCTGACACCACTGACACTAAAGGtacctaa